In Thermocrinis minervae, a single genomic region encodes these proteins:
- a CDS encoding Do family serine endopeptidase: MAFLLFTLSIVGCKAKPVSEEIFRQSQSSPPFQGKVLEEFEKELTELVETVSPSVVTIFATQEVKVSPFDEDFPFPVPFPFQIPQERRSLGSGVIIGMHGDKFYILTNNHVVQNAKKLRVKLDEHTEREARIVGTDPKTDIAVIEVSAKGIENPQSRIARLGDSDKLKVGQLVIAIGNPYGLERTVTFGVISALKRSIGILQYESFIQTDAPINPGNSGGPLVNIRGEVIGINTAILAEGQGLGFAVPINLAKWVASQLIEKGKVQRGYIGVVIQDVTPDIAETIGVKEGAIIAQVAPNSPAQKAGLQIGDVIVAVDGQPVKDVRDLQMRIMRTTPGTEVVLKVIRQGKELQVKVSVGEMPEEKETARASEEGGDLGLALRDLTPTEQARLGVRGVLVTGVTPGGLAYQSGLRPGDIILSVNNANISSVDDFKQAIEKAKSTGKDKVLLLVRRGDSNMYVVLNLR; this comes from the coding sequence ATGGCTTTTCTTCTCTTTACCCTTTCCATAGTTGGATGTAAGGCAAAGCCTGTTTCTGAGGAGATCTTTCGTCAGTCTCAGTCATCACCTCCTTTCCAAGGCAAGGTTCTGGAAGAGTTTGAGAAGGAACTTACCGAGCTGGTAGAAACTGTCTCCCCTTCTGTTGTTACTATATTTGCAACGCAGGAAGTTAAAGTATCACCCTTTGACGAGGATTTTCCTTTCCCAGTACCTTTTCCCTTCCAGATACCACAGGAAAGACGGTCACTTGGCTCAGGTGTGATAATAGGTATGCACGGCGATAAGTTCTACATACTTACCAACAACCACGTGGTGCAGAATGCTAAAAAGCTGAGGGTAAAGCTGGATGAACACACTGAAAGGGAAGCTAGAATAGTAGGTACTGATCCAAAAACGGACATAGCTGTTATAGAGGTATCCGCTAAAGGTATAGAAAATCCACAGTCTAGGATAGCCAGGCTTGGGGATTCGGACAAACTGAAGGTAGGCCAGCTTGTCATAGCCATAGGTAATCCTTACGGTCTTGAGAGAACAGTTACATTTGGTGTAATCTCTGCCCTTAAGAGGTCGATAGGTATACTTCAATATGAAAGCTTTATCCAGACGGATGCTCCTATAAACCCAGGTAATTCTGGAGGACCTTTGGTCAACATAAGAGGGGAGGTGATAGGTATAAACACGGCCATACTTGCAGAAGGTCAAGGCCTTGGCTTTGCCGTTCCCATAAACTTAGCTAAGTGGGTAGCAAGCCAGCTTATAGAAAAGGGAAAGGTCCAGAGGGGATACATAGGAGTTGTCATACAAGATGTTACGCCTGATATAGCAGAGACTATAGGAGTAAAGGAAGGTGCAATAATCGCCCAAGTAGCTCCAAACAGCCCAGCTCAAAAGGCAGGCCTTCAGATAGGAGATGTGATAGTTGCCGTGGATGGACAGCCTGTTAAAGATGTGAGAGATCTACAGATGAGGATAATGAGAACTACACCGGGTACTGAAGTGGTCTTGAAGGTGATAAGACAAGGTAAAGAACTCCAGGTAAAGGTAAGCGTTGGTGAGATGCCAGAAGAAAAAGAAACTGCCAGAGCTAGTGAAGAAGGTGGTGACTTAGGGCTTGCTCTAAGAGACCTTACACCTACAGAACAGGCAAGGTTAGGAGTCAGGGGAGTTTTGGTGACAGGAGTAACTCCTGGTGGTCTTGCCTATCAAAGCGGGCTTAGGCCTGGAGATATAATACTTTCTGTCAATAACGCAAATATATCTAGTGTGGATGATTTTAAGCAGGCTATAGAAAAAGCAAAGTCTACCGGTAAGGATAAGGTGCTTTTGCTTGTAAGGAGAGGAGATAGCAATATGTATGTTGTGTTAAATTTGAGGTAA
- a CDS encoding methyltransferase domain-containing protein: MSILSTRFSRASSTYEEWAIPQRECAHMLLSLEEELETPILDLGCGTGTLKDLSKDVVGLDIAVGMLKVYKQKGGIAVLGKGEELPFRDKSFGTVISNFSLHWMDLDRVIPEIKRVVRRRFLASIPVKGSLPQFGFPFPETEHLLKLLELHFRIRTKMIMEVPIPFRGWDLLKFFHYTGTSYNPCAGSVKPSRKELERLVELVDNPTFKVLFFSCEVTV; the protein is encoded by the coding sequence ATGAGTATATTGTCCACAAGATTCTCAAGAGCTAGTAGTACGTATGAAGAATGGGCAATTCCTCAAAGGGAGTGTGCCCATATGCTGCTTTCTTTGGAAGAAGAATTGGAGACTCCTATTTTGGATCTTGGCTGTGGTACGGGCACATTGAAAGATCTTTCAAAGGATGTAGTTGGCTTGGATATAGCCGTAGGAATGCTAAAGGTGTACAAACAAAAGGGTGGGATTGCTGTTCTCGGTAAGGGTGAAGAGCTTCCTTTCAGAGATAAAAGCTTTGGGACTGTAATAAGTAATTTCTCCCTTCATTGGATGGACTTGGATAGAGTCATTCCAGAGATAAAGAGGGTTGTAAGAAGAAGATTCTTGGCTTCTATCCCTGTAAAAGGTAGCCTTCCGCAGTTTGGTTTTCCTTTTCCAGAGACTGAACACCTTCTAAAGCTTTTGGAGCTTCACTTTAGGATAAGGACTAAGATGATTATGGAGGTACCCATACCTTTTAGAGGTTGGGACCTTCTTAAATTTTTCCACTATACTGGCACTTCTTACAATCCATGCGCTGGGAGTGTAAAACCTTCACGAAAGGAGTTGGAAAGGTTGGTTGAGCTTGTTGACAATCCAACTTTTAAAGTATTATTCTTTTCATGCGAGGTGACAGTATGA
- a CDS encoding alpha/beta fold hydrolase encodes MPRSGVRVPPDPYFIHGWGFSSKVFYGFVGHKLDLPGHGKGNAEYKDFYDLATRIGLSLNRNSVLVGWSLGASLSMLIALLFPQKVKRLILIGATAYFGECWDKKEIRGFFLRLKKEREAFLSEFRRRAYGEFQDSVSLDVLEAMLKDYVELDLRKHLPYIRAEVYLLHGSYDPIVPIRCMLSLYNLLKDAKLYTFPGGHFPAGYEYIVHKILKS; translated from the coding sequence ATCCCCAGGTCGGGGGTTCGAGTCCCTCCGGACCCGTACTTTATCCACGGATGGGGTTTTTCCTCCAAGGTCTTTTATGGTTTTGTAGGTCATAAACTTGACCTTCCTGGTCATGGCAAAGGCAACGCTGAGTATAAGGACTTTTATGATTTAGCTACAAGGATAGGCCTATCGTTGAACAGAAACTCTGTGTTGGTTGGTTGGTCGTTAGGAGCTTCCCTTAGTATGCTTATAGCTTTGCTCTTTCCTCAAAAGGTAAAAAGGCTTATCTTGATAGGTGCTACTGCATACTTTGGAGAATGCTGGGATAAAAAGGAAATAAGGGGATTCTTCTTAAGACTAAAGAAAGAAAGGGAAGCCTTTCTGTCCGAGTTCAGGAGAAGGGCTTACGGAGAGTTCCAAGATTCTGTTTCTTTGGATGTTCTTGAAGCCATGCTTAAGGATTATGTGGAGCTTGACCTTCGGAAGCATCTGCCATACATAAGAGCCGAGGTTTATCTGTTGCATGGTTCTTATGATCCTATTGTTCCCATAAGATGTATGCTTTCTCTTTACAATCTACTGAAGGATGCTAAATTATACACCTTCCCAGGAGGTCATTTTCCGGCAGGATATGAGTATATTGTCCACAAGATTCTCAAGAGCTAG